The sequence CCAGCAAGGCCGCCACCCAGACCAGACCAGCGGCGATTCCAGCCAGGATCTCCGGCTCCGGACCGACGCCGAAGGGGAACAGCATCACCACCATGACCGAGAACAGGACCGCCATGGCCGCATCGGCACCCTGGCGGAAAGCGAGCTGCACGTCGCGGAGGAGAAGCGCCGTGAACGCCTTCATGGCCCGCCCGCACTTGGCCCTGGCGGCGGCCGGGAGGCGAGATCGAGGCGAAGGGCGCCGGGAAGGGCCAGGCCGCCATGGAGCGCTGCCGCCACCATGCCGCCGCCGTTTCGATGCCGGGCGAGGACCGCCTCGATGGCGGCGACCGAGGCCGCATCGAGGCCGTTGGTCGGCTCATCCAACAGCCAGAGCCGGGTGCCGCTGGCAAGGATGCGAGAGAGCGCCAGGCGGCGGCGCTGGCCTTGGGAGAGAAAGCGGGCGGGCATGTCGATGAGATGGCTGAGGCCGGTTGCATCGAGAGCTGCCGCCAGCGCCGAAGGATTCGCCTCCCGGCCTGCATAGGCGAGCCAGAACCGGAGATTCTCGCCGGCGGTGAAGGCGAGCTTCACCGCATCGAGATGACCGAGATAGGTCGTCAGCGCGCGGTGGGCGTCGGGATCGGCGTCGAGCCCGACCTCACCCCAGCCGAGCCAGCCCGTCTCGGGCGGGACCAACCCCGCCATCAGCCTGAGCAGGCTCGATTTGCCGCTGCCATTGGCGCCGGAGACGACGAGCGCCTGACCGGGCTCGAGACGGAAGCTCAAGCCGGAGAAGACCAGCCGCTCGCCGCGCACGCAGGCGAGATCGCGGCCGATGAAGGCAAGCGGGTTATCCTCGGCATGCCTCAGCAAGAACGGGGGATCCGAAAAAGCCGAGCCGCGCGTCCGACAATCGGCGGACCGGCGGCTCCGGGAGGAGAGCGGCGCGGCGCCGGGGGAGGGGGGGGCGGCGCCGCGCGCTCAAGAGCCGAGATGGCTGAGCCACCTCTCTCATGGCGACACTTAACCAAGCGAGCTGGGCGGAACGAAGGCAGGATTTGCCGCATTTGCCTCATTCGAGGGGCTGCCGGCGGCTCAGTCGAGCTTGCGCACGTCGTCGATCACCTTGCCGTCATTGGCCAAGCTGCCGGGCACGACCAGCATGACCTCGCCCTTGAGCTTGCACACGGCTTCAATCGACTGGGAAATCGCCGCCGCGAGGTCGGAATCCGGCTGGGCGCACTCGCAATGCAGCGTCATCACATCCGCCTGCTGCAGGCGATCCACCACCAGCCGCGCCTTGGTGATATTTGGGTGACGCCGGAGGAGCTCGGCGACCTGGGCCGGATGCACGAACATGCCTTTGACCTTGGTCGTCTGGTCGGCGCGGCCCATCCAGCCTTTGATGCGGCGGTTGGTGCGCCCGCAGGGGCTTTGGCCGGCAAGAAAGGCGGAGAGGTCGCCGGTGGCGAAGCGGATAAGCGGATAGTCCGGGTTGAGGGTGGTGACGACGATCTCGCCGACTTCGCCTTCGGCCACAGGATCGCCGGTGCCGGGCCTGACGATCTCGACGATCAGCCATTCATCGAGGATCATGCCCTCGCGCGCCGGGCTCTCATAGGCGACGAGACCGAGATCGGCGGTGCCATAGAGCTGGAGCACGCTGATGCCGTGTCCGGCGAGTTGGCCGCGCAAGCTCGCCGGCAGCGCCTCGCCGCCGACCACCGCCTTCTTCAGGCTGGAGATGTCGGCACCCATCTCCTTCGCCTTGTCGACGATCACCCTGAGAAAGGACGGCGTGCCGGCATAGACCGCGGGCCTGAGATCGGCGATCGCCTTCACCTGCAATTCGGTGTTGCCGACGCCGCCGGGAAACACCGGGCAGCCCAAGGCCTCGGCGCCGGTCTCGATCATCATGCCGGCCGGCGTGAAGTGATAGGCGAAGCAGTTGTGCACGAGCTCGCCCTCGCGCACGCCTGCGGCGTAGAGCGCCCGCGCCATCCGCCAATAGTCCGGCCCGCGCCCCTCGGCGTCGTAGATCGGTCCGGGCGAGGCGTAGATGCGGGCCAGCTCCTTGACCGGGGTGGCATTCAAGCCGCCGAAGGGCAGCGCCTGGCGTTGCCGTTCGATGAGCTCGCTCTTGCGGATGACCGGCAGACGCGCCAGCGCCGCGTAGGAGGTGATGTCGCTGGGGGTAACATCGCGGAGCAACTTTGCGACGCCCTCGGCCTTTTCCTTGGCAAGCCGGATCTGCTGCGGCAGCAAGTCGAACAGCCGCCGCTCGCGCAGCGCCGGGTCATGCGTCTCCAACTCGTCGAAATAGTCGCCGGAAGCGCCGACCATCACGCGAGCCAGCGCTTGCGCCGCTTGTAGTGCTTGACGTCACGGTAGCTCTTGCGGCCGCTTCCCGAGAGGCCGAGGTAGAATTCCTTCACATCCTCGTTCTGGCTGAGCTGGCGCGCCTGGCCATCCATGACCACGCGGCCGTTCTCGAGGATGTAGCCGTGATGAGCGTAGCGGAGAGCGATGTTGGTGTTCTGCTCGGCCAAGAGGAACGTCACCCTCTCTTGCTCGTTCAGCCGGCGCACGATCTCGAAGATCTCCTCGACCAGCTGCGGAGCCAAGCCCATGGACGGCTCATCCAAGAGGATCGTGCTCGGACTTGCCATGAGCGCGCGGCCGATGGCGCACATCTGCTGCTCGCCGCCCGAGGTGTAGCCCGCCTGCGCGCCGCGGCGCTCCTTGAGGCGCGGGAAATAGGCATAGACCTTCTCGAGATCGGCCTGGATCGGCGCCTTGCCGTCCGCCCGCGTGAAGGCGCCGGTCAGCAGGTTCTCCTCGACCGTCAGGTGGCCGAAGCAGTGGCGGCCTTCCATCACCTGGATGACGCCGCGCTTGACCACCTCGTTCGGGCTCAAGCGGTCGACCCGTTCGCCCTTGTATTCGATGCTGCCCTTGGTCACCTCGCCGCGCTCGGCGCGGAGCAGGTTGGAGATGGCCTTCAAGGTCGTGGTCTTGCCGGCGCCGTTGGCGCCCAGCAAGGCGACGATGCCGCCCGCGGGAACGGCGAGCGACACGCCCTTCAGCACCAGGATCACATGGTTGTAGATGACCTCGATGTTGTTGACGGCGAGCACGGAGGACGGAGCTGTCATCGCTGCCGCTGTCTAAAACGGTGGCCGGCGACCGCAGCCCCCACCCTAACCCTCCCCCGCCGAAAACGGCGGAGGAGGGAACCGAAGGACGCCGAAGTCAAACTCCCTCCCCCGCGAACGCGGGGGAGGGGCGGGGTGGGGGCAGTCACGAGGTGATTGTCCTAGCCGGCAATACGTCCTCTCAGCCCGGCTTGGAGCAGTCGCGGGCGGCGATGCTCTTTTCCTGGGCGTATTTCGCCGCCGCGGTCTCGACGAACGGGCGGAGCAGCTTGTCGTCCGCGGTGATCCAGTCGGAGATGAACTTCCAGCCCTTGCCGTCCCATTGCTGGATGCGGGCGCGGCTGCCGCCCTCATGGTCGAGGCAGCTGACCTTGAGCGGCGCCAAGAGGCCTTCGAAGCCCATCTGATTGATACGCTCGGGCGTGAGGTTCAGGTTCTCGATGCCCCAGCGCACCTGCTCGCCGGTCAAGGGTTTCTTGCCGAAGCGCTCCTGGGCGACCCGGATGCCCTCGATGCCGAGAGCGACGGAGACGAGGCCGCGGTTGTAAAGTACCTGGCCCACCTCCTCGCGCTTGGCGGCACCCTTGCCCTTGTCATAGAGGTGCTTCAGCACGTCGCGGACCACGCCGTAGCTGGTGCCGGTCGCGTGCAAGGCGAGTGAGTTGTAGCCGTTGGCGCCGGCTTCGGCCGGCACCACGTCGGGCTCGGCGCCGGACCACCACACGCCGTACATGCGGTTGCGCGGGAAGTTGACGGCTGCCGCCTCCTTGATCGAGGTCGAGTTCATCACGCCCCAGCCCCAGAGGAAGACGTAGTCGGGCCGGCCCTGGCGGATCTGCAGCCAGGTCGCCTTCTGCTCGACGCCGGGTGCCGTCACCGGCAGCGCCTCGAAGACATAGCCATGGCGCTTGGCCAGCTCCTGCAGGATCGGGATCGGCTCCTTGCCGTAGGGCGAGTCGTGGAAGACCAGCGTGATCTTCTTGCCCTTGAGCTTGTCGTAGCCGCCAAGCGTATTGGCGAGATGGTGGACCAGGATGTCGGCGGCCGACCAATAGGTGCCCAAGAGCGGGAACACCCAGGGGAAGATCCGCCCGTCGGCGGCCTCGGAGCGGCCATAGCCGACGCTCATGACCGGGATCTTGTCGGTGGGCGCCTTCTCGATGAGTGCGAAGGTGATGCCGGTCGACAAGGGATGGATGAAGGCAGCACCGGTCGGGCCTTTGCCCTTCAGGCGATCGAAGCATTCGACGCCGCGGTCGGTGGCGTATCCGGTCTCGCACTCCTCGACCACGAGCTTGACGCCGTTCACGCCGCCATCGCGCTCGTTGATCATGTTGATGTAGTCGACGAAGCCATTGGCGAATGGCGCGCCGTTGGGCGCATAAGGCCCGGTGCGGTAGACCAGCGCCGGAATGAATTGCTCATTCTGCGCCGCTGCCGGGCCGACGAGCCCAGTCAGGCCGACGGCGGCGCCGAGCGCGGCCAAGGCGAGTGTTCTGGTGAAGCGCATCGTCCCTCTCCCTAATCGTTGATCTTTGCTTGCCAGGTGCGACGGAACCCCCATGAAACCTTAGCACAAGTATCCGTGGAGGGGAGCTAGCGGGGGCGGACTTTGGGGTCGGGGCCGCGAAGAGCGGACCGACGGGAGGATCACCCCCTCCCCGACCCTCCCCGGGATCGCGCCCGCACCTGCCGGGTTCAGTGAGGGAACGGCCACAGGCGCAGCTTCTCCTTGGCGATCGCCCACAGCCGCGCCAGCCCCCTGGGCTCGGTGATGAGGAAGAAGATGATCAGCGATCCGAAGATCATGTTTTCGAGGTTGGA comes from Pseudomonadota bacterium and encodes:
- the ccmA gene encoding heme ABC exporter ATP-binding protein CcmA, which translates into the protein MGRDLACVRGERLVFSGLSFRLEPGQALVVSGANGSGKSSLLRLMAGLVPPETGWLGWGEVGLDADPDAHRALTTYLGHLDAVKLAFTAGENLRFWLAYAGREANPSALAAALDATGLSHLIDMPARFLSQGQRRRLALSRILASGTRLWLLDEPTNGLDAASVAAIEAVLARHRNGGGMVAAALHGGLALPGALRLDLASRPPPGPSAGGP
- a CDS encoding AMP-binding protein: MVGASGDYFDELETHDPALRERRLFDLLPQQIRLAKEKAEGVAKLLRDVTPSDITSYAALARLPVIRKSELIERQRQALPFGGLNATPVKELARIYASPGPIYDAEGRGPDYWRMARALYAAGVREGELVHNCFAYHFTPAGMMIETGAEALGCPVFPGGVGNTELQVKAIADLRPAVYAGTPSFLRVIVDKAKEMGADISSLKKAVVGGEALPASLRGQLAGHGISVLQLYGTADLGLVAYESPAREGMILDEWLIVEIVRPGTGDPVAEGEVGEIVVTTLNPDYPLIRFATGDLSAFLAGQSPCGRTNRRIKGWMGRADQTTKVKGMFVHPAQVAELLRRHPNITKARLVVDRLQQADVMTLHCECAQPDSDLAAAISQSIEAVCKLKGEVMLVVPGSLANDGKVIDDVRKLD
- a CDS encoding ABC transporter substrate-binding protein is translated as MRFTRTLALAALGAAVGLTGLVGPAAAQNEQFIPALVYRTGPYAPNGAPFANGFVDYINMINERDGGVNGVKLVVEECETGYATDRGVECFDRLKGKGPTGAAFIHPLSTGITFALIEKAPTDKIPVMSVGYGRSEAADGRIFPWVFPLLGTYWSAADILVHHLANTLGGYDKLKGKKITLVFHDSPYGKEPIPILQELAKRHGYVFEALPVTAPGVEQKATWLQIRQGRPDYVFLWGWGVMNSTSIKEAAAVNFPRNRMYGVWWSGAEPDVVPAEAGANGYNSLALHATGTSYGVVRDVLKHLYDKGKGAAKREEVGQVLYNRGLVSVALGIEGIRVAQERFGKKPLTGEQVRWGIENLNLTPERINQMGFEGLLAPLKVSCLDHEGGSRARIQQWDGKGWKFISDWITADDKLLRPFVETAAAKYAQEKSIAARDCSKPG
- a CDS encoding ABC transporter ATP-binding protein — encoded protein: MTAPSSVLAVNNIEVIYNHVILVLKGVSLAVPAGGIVALLGANGAGKTTTLKAISNLLRAERGEVTKGSIEYKGERVDRLSPNEVVKRGVIQVMEGRHCFGHLTVEENLLTGAFTRADGKAPIQADLEKVYAYFPRLKERRGAQAGYTSGGEQQMCAIGRALMASPSTILLDEPSMGLAPQLVEEIFEIVRRLNEQERVTFLLAEQNTNIALRYAHHGYILENGRVVMDGQARQLSQNEDVKEFYLGLSGSGRKSYRDVKHYKRRKRWLA